In Anabas testudineus chromosome 12, fAnaTes1.2, whole genome shotgun sequence, the genomic stretch AGGTGGTTTCAGTACTCTTACGGTGGATTCTGTATCTGCTGTATTAACAGTACATGATGACTTGTAAATCATTCATTCAAATCATTATTACTGAATATCTAAATGAAACCCAGCCCTAATACTTAGAAAGAAATGTATCCTGATTGTACATGTCTGCCATGTCTGCACAGAAGTCAAACAACACTCCAGAAACCAATAATTTATAAATCGTATGTTGTTATATAAAAGATATCATCCAGCCTGTggtataaattacatttcttaaaGACACATGGGTTTCAAATAATATTAACACTGTACAGTGTCCAGTAAAGTGTGGGTAGTTGTAAGTAAAAATGTTCCTGATGGGCTCCAAAACTATCATGTGTGACATGAGTCTGCATCCTGAACATTGTTCTTACAGTAGACTGTGCTGTTGATCCCCAGGGGGCAGTCTCGAAAGCCGATGCCCCCATTAGGGGTGTAAATAGGCTGAATGCGGAAATCTCCCTTGAGGAGCTGTTCATTGTTGAGTGACACTATCTGGAAGCTGGTCTCAGTCATTTCCAGGATAGAATTATCTTTCTTGGTGCCTGCCTCACAATAATCATCTTTTCTCCGACCTCGGTTGTATTTCCACTTGGTGGACGACTTGGAGCGGCTCTTCTTGTGCATGTGCCAGCAGAAGACGCTGAGGAGTACGACCAGCACAACAATCACCGCTCCACCGATCAGTCCAGCGAGCAGGAAAGGTGAGCTGGGTTCTTGTTGCGTGGCCTGCTCGGGTCCTGAtggtcttttatttttgtcGGGGTTGAATGAGGCTGAAGTGGTCACAGTTTCAGTGCACACAGTATCATCTTTGGGCCGGTAATTATTGAATGCATCCAAGGGAATGACACAGATCCGATAGGTAGACTTTGGCTCAAGATTCGCCAGTCGGATCCCCCGGTGATCTCCACCCACTATCCTCTCCCTGACAGTATCCCCTGTCAGACTGGGGCCCATCCTTGCCCAGGTCACCTTGTAGGCAGTGACTGGAAAGGCGGCCAACCAGCTGACATGTATAGCCGAGTCATTCAGTATGGCAAACGTGACCTGCAGTGTCTCCCTCCGAGGATCTAGAGGCTTCTTAGTCCTCAACCCCCACCCTCTGGTTGTATATATAGGGTAGAGGGTGGGTATTGTGGGAAAAGGTTGTCTGGAGGAGGAAACATAATGAGTAACTAAAGGCGACTCTGTGGAAGTTGACAGGGATGTGATCAGAGCAGAGTCAGCTGCTGAGGTGGACAGCGGTGCCATCACTGTGCTCTGTGGACAGTGGACCAACTCAGCAGTGAGCTCCCTGATCGCCATGCCCCGGAACTTTTCAGGTTTATGACACATGAAGCCACGCACGTTGGGCGAAGCTGGCAGAGATTTAAGCCATGACACCACCCACTTAATACTGCAGTCGCACAGCCAAGGGTTGTTTCGTACAGTGAGCTGTCTGAGACTGACAAGGTCATCAAACACCCCCTGTGTCAATGACTGCAGCTGGTTGGTTGAAATATCCAGCCGCTGCAGTGTGTGCAGCCCTGCAAATGCCCCAACAGGGATCCGGTTTATCTGATTTTCCTGAAAGTTTAATTTGACAAGCACCTTGCCTGGGAGGAATGGGGGAGGGTATGTGAGAGAGTTGCGAGCAAGGGACAGCTCCCTCAGAGTGACCAGGTCCTGAAAGGTCCCTGGTGCAATCCCTTCATCTGTCAACAGGTTTCCATCCAATAGGAGGCGCTCAAGCCGGGTCACATTCCTAAATGCTTCTTCAGCGATAACCGCAATCCGGTTCTCATCCAATCGCAACTCTTTTAGATCGTCTGGAAGACCAATAGGCACACTGCTGAGGTGGTTTTTGGTAAGGAAGAGCATCTTCAAGCTCACTGCCTCACGGAATGCTCCTTCCTCCACCCCTACTGTAGAAATTGAGTTATCATCCAAATGCAACTCCTCCAGCCAAAGAAGCTGAGCCAGAGCTGCTCGGGAGATGGTCTGAATGTTGTTCTCTTGCAAATGGACAACCCTCACATTTTTGGGCAGGTTGATGGGGAACTCATCCAGCTGGTTGCCATACAGATATACAGTTTCCACAGAAGCCACATGGTGGAGCTCCGAGGGAAACCCAGCATTACTGATTTGGTTGTTGTGGAGGTAAAGGGTCTTATAACCCTCACCTATTCCCAGAGGCACTGAGGTCAGGCTCCGCTCATTGCAGTATATAAAGGTGCGATCACAGCGGCACTCCTCGGGACAGTTGGTGGCCCGGGAGAACTGGAGATGAAGGCCTAACAGTATAGGTATCCACGGCCTTATGTAGGAGGCCCAGTCCTTATTCCACAAACGCCACTGTATCTCCATTTCAAACTGATcagaaaaaatacagaaaccaaattaaagaaaaaattaagaaattaagATAAAAATTCCACAGAACAGTCATAAGATTTTGGCTTTTGGCTTAGTAAAGCCACTGTATCAGACTAATGCTGAAGAAGGTCTCAAGTAATCCCTTGGTAATTAGTTGTCCAAAGTTTCCCAACTGAAACGCAACACTCCAATTAAGAAATATGATTTCTCCACCAGCCTTTGTCCATTATTGAGCTGGGAGACATTAGTAAAGCTCATCacattttcactctctctttccttgTTTACCACCAAGTGGAGTTCTCTTCCTGACACTCAATACGGACTGAGCCATGTACCACGCTATGGAGAGTTATCGTTGGATGTCGTCTTCCTTCGCTTCCTTTCCCTTTGGCGTCACACACTGCCGGCTCCAGGATGATAAAGCTTCTCTTGGACTTGACATTTGGATCCAGAAACCTGCTGTTAAATGAGAAAAACGGAAACATGAGTTTTtcttaaaattaattattgtcACTATAAAGGATGTTTTCCCCTTTCTATTCCACAAATGCAAAGTGAGGCATTGTACTAGTAAACTGGAAAATCtgagcatttacattttgtcattcgGCGggcgcttttatccaaagcggcTTACAAGTGAGACAAGGGAGCAAACATAGGCAGGCAGGGTAAccgtaaggaggtcttgcctaaggacccctactggaggtaggccacagccgggattcaAAACCCGGTCTTCTACATGTAGAgcggtgatcttaccactataCTATCCAGCCACAGCAGAGCAGTGGTCAAGACTTACGGATCTGTTACATATTCCTGAGAAAcactaaaagaagaaaatgatatTTAGAATGATATAAAGGGCAAAGGTGTgctaaaaaggtaaaaaagaaaagtttcctCATACAGATTACTACCGTGACCCCtaatctaaaatgaaaacatacactAAGTGGATTCAagccaggtttttttttccctttcctcGTAGATAACCACAAACGtgaacaaactgacaaaaagaacatttaaaaaactgccaAATTCAAAGGATTAAAATGCGGCAGCCAAATGCTTTTCATGAGCAATGAGGTGTGAAgtgagctggagaaggagatgACCGGCTCGCTGAGGAGCACTGTGAAGCTGTTACTCAGTCCAGCCCTGAGGTATGGTGCCTAGCCCCATAGCACTGGGGAAGAAAGAAGCATTCTCCGAGAGAATATTAAAGAGAACACAGGCTGGTTGTAGGGCAGATAttgctgcttttgctgcttttcattagACTTTGCATTTCTACTCGATAAGTTCAGCcgtgctgctgcagaggaggagTGCTGGATAGTGATGAACACAGCCTGTCAGCAGAGATAAGATGAGACAAATTCCTTGCATGGGGACAAAACTAAGATCGATGTGGGCCTCTTGCTATGAGGAGAGGTACTACTGTGAGAACAAGGTCATGAGATTTAAATAAAACGGAGCAATTTCCTTGTCCTCAGCATCGGTTTAAGTTGGTACGTAAACAAAAGCCTCATTCTCATGGCACTTTGAATGTCTTCTCCCTGACTgagctttttttcccccttcttgttttttttttttcacctcactTGTAAAAAAGGCATCTGCCAtatgactacatgtaaatgtaaataagaaaacaacTTCCGACACTGGTGCATCATACAGAGGATGAGCTGATAGTGTATTAATAGTGCTTGTTAGCTTGGTGGTAGTGATGATTAATAAAATGGCAGCACCCAATTGACAGATTGCATTGATTTGTGGCCAAGGCGGTTCAATAGTTATGTAATGTTCCTGTGGGGGGGGGCGCAAACAAGGCATCAAACTGAGTCCAATTATGGTGACCTGACCTCACTATGGCTTCGATCAGCAGGCACCAATCCTGTGACATATAGCATCATTACAAAACATACATTCAAATAAAGTATATTGGGAAAAGTCACCCACATGAAAGAAGGCAGCCTTTGATAAACAGCACTGTCCCAGTTTGGGGAATAAACTGGTGGGTAGTACAAGTATAGTCCATGAGAGCTTCTATATGGCTTTTCCTGTTTAGAAATGTATTACTTAAAATggagaaaagtgaaagagacCTAGGTCATTCCAATAATGGGATAAATACTAACACTACTGCAGTTTTCCATTTCATTAATCTGACAATTGTTGAAAGGGGCAAGTTCATGGAGTCACATTAATTtccaaatatttaaataatcgACATTTAGGGGTAAAAAAACTTATTATCAAACCACAGTAAATCCATTTTGCGTCGTTCTTACCTTCACAAAGGCAGGAAGTCTTGCTGCTGTGCATCCACTCGGTCTGTTCTTGTGTCCGCAGAGTGCTGTGCT encodes the following:
- the si:dkey-87k14.1 gene encoding leucine-rich repeat transmembrane protein FLRT2; amino-acid sequence: MEIQWRLWNKDWASYIRPWIPILLGLHLQFSRATNCPEECRCDRTFIYCNERSLTSVPLGIGEGYKTLYLHNNQISNAGFPSELHHVASVETVYLYGNQLDEFPINLPKNVRVVHLQENNIQTISRAALAQLLWLEELHLDDNSISTVGVEEGAFREAVSLKMLFLTKNHLSSVPIGLPDDLKELRLDENRIAVIAEEAFRNVTRLERLLLDGNLLTDEGIAPGTFQDLVTLRELSLARNSLTYPPPFLPGKVLVKLNFQENQINRIPVGAFAGLHTLQRLDISTNQLQSLTQGVFDDLVSLRQLTVRNNPWLCDCSIKWVVSWLKSLPASPNVRGFMCHKPEKFRGMAIRELTAELVHCPQSTVMAPLSTSAADSALITSLSTSTESPLVTHYVSSSRQPFPTIPTLYPIYTTRGWGLRTKKPLDPRRETLQVTFAILNDSAIHVSWLAAFPVTAYKVTWARMGPSLTGDTVRERIVGGDHRGIRLANLEPKSTYRICVIPLDAFNNYRPKDDTVCTETVTTSASFNPDKNKRPSGPEQATQQEPSSPFLLAGLIGGAVIVVLVVLLSVFCWHMHKKSRSKSSTKWKYNRGRRKDDYCEAGTKKDNSILEMTETSFQIVSLNNEQLLKGDFRIQPIYTPNGGIGFRDCPLGINSTVYCKNNVQDADSCHT